In Botrytis cinerea B05.10 chromosome 6, complete sequence, the following proteins share a genomic window:
- the Bcpex7 gene encoding Bcpex7 has protein sequence MMEFITRGFKGSAVKYSPFFDNRICVTASANYGLVGNGRLYSLMLTPQGIQVQKTFDTQDSIYDLSWSESNENQVAVACGDGSVKLFDTAIPEPFPVANFHEHGREVFAVHWNLVSKDTFVSSSWDGTIKLWNPNRASSILTLPTHSCTYSAAFSPHSPSVISSVSADSHLRIFDLRTPSSASNHLVSLIPIHGSLPTAGSVGAIGSNRQVSAPNEVLTHDWNKYRDGVIATGGVDRAIRTFDLRNAGGGPVAVLEGHEYAVRKLVWSPHLSDTLLSASYDMSCRIWTDGTMNATIPRQIGRMDAHTEFVHGVDWCLFGEGWCVSTAWDERLLVWDVRSVMTA, from the exons ATGATGGAGTTTATTACTCGAGGCTTCAAGGGCTCTGCAGTTAAATACTCTCCCTTTTTCGACAATCGAATCTGTGTGACTGCTTCTGCCAATTATGGGTTGGTAGGAAATGGGAGACTTTATAGCTTGATGTTGACTCCGCAAGGTATTCAAGTACAGAAAAC CTTCGATACCCAAGATTCTATTTACGATTTGTCATGGTCCGAATCAAACGAAAATCAAGTCGCTGTCGCATGTGGTGATGGAAGCGTCAAATTATTCGATACCGCGATTCCTGAACCATTTCCCGTCGCAAACTTTCATGAGCATGGGCGCGAAGTCTTTGCTGTTCATTGGAACTTGGTCTCAAAAGACACATTTGTTTCAAGCTCTTGGGATGGTACAATTAAACTG TGGAACCCAAACCGCGCAAGTTCGATTCTTACATTACCCACTCATTCTTGCACATATAGTGCAGCTTTCTCTCCCCATTCACCCTCCGTCATATCATCTGTCTCCGCAGATTCGCATTTAAGAATATTCGACCTTCGTACTCCTTCCTCGGCTTCCAATCATTTAGTCTCACTTATTCCAATCCATGGTTCCTTACCAACTGCAGGCTCCGTGGGGGCAATCGGAAGTAATCGTCAAGTTTCAGCTCCAAACGAAGTTCTTACCCATGATTGGAATAAATATCGTGACGGAGTTATTGCAACGGGTGGTGTCGATCGAGCGATTCGGACTTTCGATCTACGCAATGCGGGTGGTGGACCTGTCGCCGTTTTAGAAGGACATGAATATGCTGTTCGAAAATTGGTCTGGAGTCCTCATCTCAGCGATACACTCTTGAGTGCCAGTTATGACATGTCTTGTCGCATATGGACTGATGGTACAATGAATGCCACCATCCCTCGGCAAATCGGTCGCATGGATGCCCATACCGAATTTGTACACGGTGTTGATTGGTGTCTCTTTGGGGAAGGTTGGTGCGTCAGCACTGCTTGGGATGAAAGATTACTGGTCTGGGATGTTCGTTCTGTTATGACGGCATAA